The window CAGCTTGCAGAAGCAGTTAAATATACGCGTCAGCCAGGAGTATATTTTCATTACGGGATTTCTCTTTCAAATACAGGAAGAAAAGAGGATGCTTTAAAGTGGTATGCAAAAGCTTCGGTTTTTGGGGGTGAGGTTTCAGACAGTGCATATACAAAACTCGTTGAGTTATGGAAATATCTTGGCAAACCTGATACTCAACTGGAACCCTTTGTTAAAAAACAGGCGGAAAACCTTAAGACTTCTTATCAGAAAAAAGTGCTTTCTCACAGAGTCATTAAAAAGGCTCCTGATTTCGAACTTGATACTGTGAAGGACGATTGGGTTGTCTCTCTAAGTGATCAGAAGGGATCTGTCGTAATTCTCTGTTTCTGGGCCACCTGGAGCAGATCATCCCGCCTTATGATAAACACGTTAAAGAATCTTTCTGCAAAGTGGGGAGATTCGGTTTTGTTTCTTACAATTGTTACAGACAAAGATATAGCAAGAGTTGAAAAGTATTTAAGAGACAAGAAAATATGGCTTCCGGTTTTAATTGATAATAAGACGGGTAATGATTATGGAGTACGCGGTGTCCCGACTCTGTATGTTATTGACAAAAAGGGATACATTAATTATGTTCACAGAGGATTCAGGCCTGATATTAAAGATGTGCTTGCAATTGAGCTAAATGATCTTTTAAAATAACTTTTGTTGCTTAGGAAAAGATGTATGAAACAATTAAGCGGAGTTTTTAAAATTGCTGTTGTTCTTATTTGGTCAGCAAACCTTGGTTTTGCCAATGTTCCGGATTTAGAATCAGAATGCAGATTTTTAAAGCTCAACGGAACAATTTCTTATGTTGCAGCACAGGATTTTAATGGAGACGGCAGGGTTGATTTACTCGCTGTAACGGAAAGTGCCGATTCTTTTAAACGCAGAAAGATCAGCATCTTCTTTAATGATGATACAATACATGAGGTGCCTAATCTGGTTTTTATTCCTGCTGTTAATGATGTTTTTTTCACAATCGAAAATATGGAAAACAGCGGCGGAAAGAACCTCATCCTGCTTGGAACAGCAGGACTTTCCATGTTTGCGCTAAATGATAAAATATCTTCTGCTCATAAAAAGGTTTTTACAATAAGTACATTGATCCCACCGGATAAAACAGACCTGTTGAAATATGATTTTGCAGCGGATATAGACGGAGATTCAATTCCGGAGATATTTGTCCCTTCAATAAACAGGATTAAGATTTTTAAAAAGGAAGGTGATGATAATTATGGCCTCTATAAAACATTAATTACTGAACCTGAAATATCC of the bacterium genome contains:
- a CDS encoding TlpA family protein disulfide reductase yields the protein QLAEAVKYTRQPGVYFHYGISLSNTGRKEDALKWYAKASVFGGEVSDSAYTKLVELWKYLGKPDTQLEPFVKKQAENLKTSYQKKVLSHRVIKKAPDFELDTVKDDWVVSLSDQKGSVVILCFWATWSRSSRLMINTLKNLSAKWGDSVLFLTIVTDKDIARVEKYLRDKKIWLPVLIDNKTGNDYGVRGVPTLYVIDKKGYINYVHRGFRPDIKDVLAIELNDLLK